TGAAAAATTCATAACTTAACTTGAATAAACAATtgatatattcttaaaaattttaggtcTTTCActttatcaaaagtaattgattgatatacttataagttttaaaattaattatacatattttttaaatgttataaggtttaaagtaattttttaaaagttatgggtttaaattaatttttagaactCAAGTCATCTGTGTTTGTCTCAAACTTAAGCTCGAATCGAAAGCTTTTAAGCTTAGCAAGCTCCAACTCAAGCCAAGAGTTTCCCAACTCAGAGAGCTTGAATTTTgctttaatataattgattcaatctCAAACCAAAAACTATTCAGCAAAGTTCGATTGGATTACACCCCTAAATTCAAGCTGCTTGCaagaaaatgacatttataaaaTGCATCAAACTAGTTATATTGAGAAAGTGTTATGTGATGAGAAATTAAGGATTTTAAAGGACTAAAATTAACATCACATCATTGGATCGGAGAAAACCGGAAAGAAAAATAGCCACTCTGGAAATAGTAACTCAAATGCCTCAACTCAACTCTTGTTTAACTCGAAAACACTATAAGTCTTATTCCAAGAATCTGAACTGTTGGACACTCAACAGAGTTCCTAAATCTGACACgcttaaaattataataaaattaaattaaatttaagacaCAAAATCACTGACAATGAGGGTGGGTATTCTCTATGCTCACATGAAATCATAATCATCGGCAGCGTCGTAAGCATCGATAACAAGGTCATCACCCGGTCTATCAACCAGATGCGGTTTCTTCTTTGCACCTGGAGAAGAACAAGAGACTAGGTTATGCAACTTACCACAAGCCTCAAACTACGTCAAAACATTCGTACTCCATTATCAATGCTAAACTGGTTTGatgaactttgaaaattattctgTGGGTTAGTTCAAGTAAAGCTGATCTAAGCATACAAAACTATTCCTACCTGTTTTCCTTTTGCCAGCATTGGCTTCTTTCTCAGCTTTGAGCTTCTCATTCGCAATTGCTGAGACTGAAGAGGCGATCTCTTTTGCATCAGCGGCTTTTAGAGTTGTCATTGACAGCCTCATTACTGCCTTCAGTAATCCTATGTAATGGAAGCTCTTCTGTAATGAAAAACATGCCAGTGTTAAACTAAAACTGCAATTAACATTTCAAAAAGCTACAAGGTTAACCAATTGGCAGTGACAAATAACAATACCTCATAGGGGCGCAGTTTATGTGAAATAAGCTCAGCATACTCCGAGAAGTCACTTTCTGATTtaggaataaaattatcaagGGTCTTCTCATCGCCTCTTTTTGCAAACAGTTCTGTGGTAGACTGATAATCAGCTTCTTCTACAAGTCTGTGGTAGGAAGAAATATATAAGCAATTCAACATATAAACCCAGGTTAATTCATCCATTCACACTTGAAAACATAAAAAGCCAAGAAAATACCACAATTacataaatttaagatatttcCACATTTCTGCAATTGAAGAAATACTATGAGATAAAAAGAAGCACAAGCCAAGGCATGACGTTTGGTCATTCTGACTGTAGAGAAGCCATTATGTTATCAGATATTACCCCTGGtaaaaaaataagggaattGTTGGTATACCTTTGTTGGCGAAGCTTCTCCGCTGCAGGATCCAATGGCACTTCCTCTGCTACTTCAgctacttttttatttttctcactaGGTTTTTCGTCAGCTTTTTTGGAGACCTTTTCAGCAGGAGCTGGTGCAGGTGCCTGTTAAATCAGTGAAATAATCAATCAATAGCATACAACTTTCACTCactaaaaagacaaataaaaattctatgtATAGAACATCATCATACTACAAATGCACACCCCAGTAAAGATTAGGGTCATTAATCTTTGCGCTTGATAAAGAAATGTCCTTAATGAGCTAATATTTAGATCAAAACGAATTACAAAGACTCATATAGAGAAATGTGGATCAGTCTCCTGATCCTATGCTTATATTCAAGACAGCAAGTTCTTAGACCCCTGATATATGACAAAATTATTCACTACCCAATCACCTAATTATAGATTGCTTATGCTTAATGTAATTTCTTACTCATCATCCACAAGTAACATAACcaaaagttaataataaaaaatgaaattgggGTGTCATACAGGAGCAggttcatcttcatcctccCATGAATCTTTTACATCGCTCTCTTCTACATCCTCTTCATCCCACGCATTTTTAGGGAGCTCCTTTTTAGGAATAGATGGAATTACATCATCCTCTGCCACGGTtgtaaacataaacaaaaatgtataatcttttgcataaaatataaaacaagaaCACAAAAAGGGAAATTCTAAGAAGCAGAGTCCAAAAAAATACTTAATGATGATATTTTGTTGCATACACGCCCCCCCCCACCACAAGAAAAACcaccaataaataaatataagcaGTTGTCTTAATTTCAGAGGAGAACATCCCAATCAACCAGAATTGGATTTACCCTATTTTCCAACACCAGAATTTTGTACAAGCTTCATTACTTATTCTAGCCTGCACCATGATTTCAACCTAAGAAAGAGAATATATATTCAGGTTTTCCAAACACCACGGTCGGTGTAGGGTTACCCGTCAGCTGAGGCCAATTCACGCAAGTATACATGCGATTAAAGTCTAATGACGAATAAGGAGGCTATAAATTGTTAAGTCAATTTAGCCTACAAGATCAAATTCTTGTCCCACATGCTGCTCCCTACAAGCAGAAAGTCTCACAACATTAATATGTTTTACCACCACCCACATACCCAATTTTACTAGAACTcagttgaaagaaaaaattgaagacCAACTTGAGACTCAATCTCAAATTCCAGCTCAGTCTAAAAAGTCACCCgaatttcatcaaacaaaactgctaaaagaaaaaaaaaaaaaaaaacaatgctTACCCCAGTCTTCCATCTTCGACGCAGAATCTAAAGTTCAAATATCACCTGCAcatcaacaaaagtaaaaaaatcaacaaCTCGACCAAAAGAAAACGTTATATTCGTATGCATTATCATCGGAAACCCCCcaaaaaaatagaaactaaTCTAAAAATAAGTCTAACAGCGAATTGAAAAAGCCGAAAATAGTTAATAATGAACGAAGAAGAAAGGAATCGAAATTTTGATAAGCAGCGAAAGAAGAGTTTAATCCAATCGAAGTGAACATACCGAGAAATTTGAAACGAAAAGAAATCGCGAGAGAAAAATATAGGGAACTCGAATCTTCTAAGAAGAATCCAAAACGTCTGGATGGTCGATGAGAGCTGTGTGCGCCAGAGGTCAAAAGTGAAGGCTTTTCAAGTTTTTGCTGCTATGAAGACTGAACCAGACGACGAGTTTAGGGTTAAAATCAGTTCACCCCTTGGGTTCCCAAAAATTTTTTGGGAAAGtgtttaaaatcatttttacccTTTAGGTTTTGAAGAAATCTTAGTGGAgcgatatattctaaaaactGACACTTTAAACCCAACGGATTTATGTACCAATCTCTTTGAATCAACTAAGGTTTTCATACCTCTATCAAATGTTAATCCAGGGAAGGAATCCTTATAGGTCAATAGATAGTTAGATCAATTGACCAGTAATCAAACCATGGTAGTGTTACATACAATATGAAATAGTTGGGACaacttcaatttaaattttgaacatttttaataaacttgttaaattttatgttgacatcaatataaaagtttgatcaaaataaattattgattgaATTGTGAATAGGTGGGTTTATGTTAGTTTGATAGTGGTTTACCTTAATTTAAAACCCTTATAGAGTTTTAAAAGCTTTCAATTAAACTAGCTCATGGTTCTCAATTGAACTAGTGGTtcgattttttaaactttagattcAACTTTCTAGTTGTCATCATGCCATAAATTTCTATAGTCATCACAAAGAACTCCATTCCACTTCATTTGATGGCTTTCATTAAAGATGGAAACTATACTAATATGTAGACTTGGCAAGCGGGTGGGTTGTATCAAGTCAAAAACAAGTTGAATTATATAGGAATACTGATCGACAGGTTAtcgttaatattaatttctcattattttcttttgttttttataattttaatatattcattttgtaatttttaatatttttctcttcaaatatataagtattccataaaaaaacaaaaatttaactcaaattataaaaatatttttcataaatttgaaaaattttagtattgAACTGACaatgtatatttatatcaaaGTATTtcgtgtatatatttttttaaaattagtttttaacaaaacaaattctttaattttaaaggtatatTTGGGTTCATTTTAtatcaagagaaaagaaaatatgtaaaatttatatttgatataatataaatttgatgttgaagtagaaaaagaaggtgaaattatttttttggtagtTTAATGAGCTTATTTTCTATGATTTGTGCTCACATTGCCACTAAATTGTGCTGGGAATTGAGAAAATATGGATGGGTATTGATATTTTCTTGTATAGGTGAATATTTGTTATACGGATGAAGAAGCTAAAAATACTAGATTGCCATTGAAGTATTCTACTTGTCCAGAGAAGCTTGTAATCTGATTTTTTACAGAGAAGATCCTGTTGAACTTTCGTTTCTCATTGAATCTAGGGgtgattcgaattgagtttaaataatgattaatttgagattagttcgaatttataatgatcagtttgaaaataaacttaACTCACTCTAGTGAATACCAttttcaaagaagaagaagaggatcCGACCTCATCATATTCTTTCTTTACGTTGACATGTCCATTTTCAGAATTTCTTCTACGTAACTTTTTCACATGATTAATGGATGAATTTCTACGCATTTAGCACATTTAGACTCTACAGTGGTGAGACAAGGTATTCCTGTGAAGGCCAGATATTGTTAAcgtgaaacaaattaaaaatttggatatataTGTAAAGCAAAATAGAACTTTGGATTTCTCTTTCACAGCATGTGttcaagaaatataaaaatatgtagtTGAATGTCCCAGAGTTTAGGGTGAGATTCTAGTCAAGGTAACTCCGGCTCAAATAAGTAAAACTCGAGTTAAAGTTCTAGtttgataattcaatttaagtttaaggGTTTGTCGACGATTCTTCgttagtgtttttttttctaactttttcTCTAATGATTTGTTGTCTTCTCTAATATCAATATTCATTATTCGAAccagtttgagtttaacttatgtttgttattctaaattcgaatcaaacaaATCTCTAGTAAGAATATCACATATGACATAATttgatatcaataatatttaacatacaAAGGGTTAGTAGTAGTTAGTAACAATAAACTAAGGTGTAATGATATAATTgtgtgatttttaattaaaaataaataaataattaaatcacttaattaaataataatatattaatttatttatatgtgtctatacttgtcattttaatatttataattactcattcgaaaatttttttaaaaatattacactAGTTACATACACAACTAATTTGgaatattgatgataatcaGACATgatcttttcaaaaattatgttgcttttttaataataaaattatatatatcgaATTTTAAATGCTACTATGatcacatatttttaattttaaattaaaaataaaatattactaaattacATATCTTTTTAAGTTCTCGATTACATATTCAAAACTACGGTGCTTCTTTATGGTAATCTAGCGTAGTACAGATAAAACTTTACAATCTGGAAGATACCAAATTCTATTTTGATTTGTTGAAAGAAAGGACTAGGAGTAGAAGTGGGCAACAGAGATGGGTGTGGAAGGCAATCCAAGAGGGGACCTTGAAAGCTGCTTGGAGTTGGAGATGGAGGTGATCTCTCAGAATCTGAGAACAGCTCTCATCTCAGGTTGCTGTTGTCCTCCTCCAGGTGAATCTGAAGAAGAATACTTCTCCTCCTGTTTGATCTTTTTCACTTGGCTATGAATTGGAATTGGGTTTTGATTGCCCCAAATCCTATGCTCTTTCTTCATCAGCTCCATCTTCACAACTTACTCTCCCTCCATCCCTgtctttttttatctttgtttttttccaaGTAAAAGACATGAGAAAGCAGCCGTGAAAGAGTTTGGTGAAAAGAATAGATTTCGAGAGACCACTGTTTTGGACCAGGTCGAAAATGTCTTAAATGTTTTGTTTCAGTTTAAGATTGTCTGTGTCTCTCCGTGATAAGATGGTGCATCTTATGAAACCCAAACTAACTCCTTGATCCGGTTAAACCCCATTCCAAATTGAGAacattgttatttatatgtacGTTTAACAAGTCAAAAGATTGTTCTTAtgtatcatttatatacataaattatatacacaagTCAAATGTGAACAAAGAGGTGAATAAATATAATGGACTCAAATATCGGGAAGTTCCAACTGCTTCAACCAGAAGTTTCTGTAAAATGCTTCCTTTCTAGGCTCCAGATTCTGTCATTAGACTTGTTATTCTAAAACATGAGACCAATAAATCCAAATTCGCTAGGAAAGTAACTAATTCTTTGCTTTTTATAGTCTCCAACTTTGCCTGCAATTTGGACTTGTCAGtgagaattaaataaaattcagagAGAATTAGGTTTGTTTGACCTGTTACTCGAAAGTCTACGTTTCCAATTATATTGTCAACATATTCGGGAGATTACTCTAACAAAATGTGAACAACTATTATAAAATCGGTGTCCTCAAGACCTGATTTTGAACAGGGATTGTAAGAGTAGTGGCTTGATTTCTCTAAAAACGTCCTTTCTGACTTAGCATGATGCCAGGGAAAGTGTtagaattttatcaattaaatttccAACTAAAAAATTAACTCCCTAATTCATTACTTGTCAGGAATAAGATAACAATTAACATTTGGAAATGTCTCGATCTATTCTTATCTTGATCCTTCCGTCTCtctagtatatatataattgaaaatagaaattaaaagtGTTCAATATCAcacaataaaagaagaaaagaagacaTCATCTATACTTCCGAATGGAAAAGTCCTCTTTCCCAATTGTCTAAAATAAGCATATAATCATCTGGGAAAGTTAAAATCTACAGTACAAGAACCCTACCTCTGTCTCTATTTAAACCCGGCATGTCTTGGCATGATAATCACATCCTTCGTAGACTTCCAGCCCCGGCTGATCCAACTGATCTACTTCGAAACAAGCGCATCGCTTACTCATCTTTCCGGTCAAAGCAATTTCTAGAGGTCTTTGAACTAACCTCGGGACACCACTTTCACACCAAACCTGGTAAAATCAGTCAGACAATTTTGTTCAGTTAGCGTTATAATTCCATTTTAAATGATCAGGAATAACTTCACAAAAGATCATGCTGAGATGGCACAAAAGAGTACACAGAACTTTCTACAAACACCAAATTGTGAAAACTGCAACTTAATGATGCTCCAAGTCCCTTTAAATTATACCTCTCCACCCTCGGCCTGACTCCACCTGGAATTACAACCTGGTTGTTTGGCTTCTTCAGCCTTCTGTTTCTCCAAAAGTTGAGCCCCTCTCTTAGCTTTAGCTTCAGCTCCTTTCAGATATTTTGTGGGATTTCCTTGACTATCATAGTAACGACCTACCAGCTTACCAGTAAATCTGACAACAGGAGTAAGGATTAAATACCAAAGACTGTAATTGTTCATTAACGatctaaattttgtttctttttttaaattgttcgCTTATAGCCGATACCAAAACAGCAAAGATAAGTATTCTAATTCATGTATATCAAATGATTTTGATGACAATAACTTGAAATTCAGGCATCATTTAATAATCATCTGTCTAATCCAATTCAACTGTCACGAGAGGGAAATTAAAAAGTAGCTATTTATGCCAACTAACTACTTCaacaattagataaaattagaTGAAAGGAGTCAAAATTTTAAGTCAAAAAATTGATTGGGTGttggtttatctttaattttcaactatccaATCACATTGTGACACATcgttgtttgtgtataaaattgtaCACATAGCATTCATTGCTTATAACTTATATATGGGGTTGGTTTGACCCTTTAATTCTATGTTCTAATTTCAGGACTTGACTCAGAAGTATCTTATCTGTTTTGGTGCATGTGCAAAGGTCTTTTagacttaaaaatattaaagttgaaTCCTTACTCAATAACTTTAGTTTTTGGGTAAAATACACTACAATTCTGAAAATTCTAAACTTCTATATTGCAAATTAGACAGCAAGTATCATTTCCCGATGCAGTATAAAAAGACTGCTAACTTGTTTCAGAAAATCTCTTATTGATTTCAGACAATGTAAGGATCTCGAAGAGTCGAACACTAAAATTTCCTTCCTGAACATTGACATCAGATCTAGACTCATGTATCAATGACATTTAAACAAGGGAAGTTGCAGTTGACAGTAAGGATGAAtgctaaattaaaattctaatgaaggagcaaaagaaaaaaagatgatgaaTAATGTAAGACTCACGTGTAGCTTCTGAAGTAAAAGTCTCGCCAATCAACAATGCTCTTTACCTACGATATAAAATAAGTGAATACAAAAAtgaaatgcaatattttaactgaaaataaGCAAATCCAGGggcaaagtttttttttcttttctggataatagaaaaataaaactggACCAGCagtttagaaggaaaaaaactcaaaataacAGAAATTTGCCaaagaatca
This sequence is a window from Mangifera indica cultivar Alphonso chromosome 20, CATAS_Mindica_2.1, whole genome shotgun sequence. Protein-coding genes within it:
- the LOC123204483 gene encoding eukaryotic translation initiation factor 3 subunit J-A-like, whose translation is MEDWEDDVIPSIPKKELPKNAWDEEDVEESDVKDSWEDEDEPAPAPAPAPAEKVSKKADEKPSEKNKKVAEVAEEVPLDPAAEKLRQQRLVEEADYQSTTELFAKRGDEKTLDNFIPKSESDFSEYAELISHKLRPYEKSFHYIGLLKAVMRLSMTTLKAADAKEIASSVSAIANEKLKAEKEANAGKRKTGAKKKPHLVDRPGDDLVIDAYDAADDYDFM
- the LOC123204482 gene encoding membrane-associated progesterone-binding protein 4; this translates as MAIKKILTSPFVGITVLVALIALITRFSSVKFKPQQRLFSVEELALYNGTDDSRPILLGILGSVFDVTKGKSHYGVGGGYHHFAGRDASRAFVSGNFTGDGLTDSLNGLSSTEVKSIVDWRDFYFRSYTFTGKLVGRYYDSQGNPTKYLKGAEAKAKRGAQLLEKQKAEEAKQPGCNSRWSQAEGGEVWCESGVPRLVQRPLEIALTGKMSKRCACFEVDQLDQPGLEVYEGCDYHAKTCRV